acctagacaattttgtgttttccctgaaatctcatacttttatttatcaaatgagttgcaaaatgaatagaaatatagtccagacattgacaaggtagaaataatgtttttttttttatttgaaataattttctactttaaactttgctttcgtcaaagaatgctcccttagcagcaattacagcattgcagacctttggcattctagctgttaatttgctgaggtaatctggagaaatttcaccccatgcttccagaagccgctcccacaagtttgattgggttaatgggcacttttttcgtaccatacggtcaagctgctcccacaacagctcaatggggttgagatctggtgactgctctggccactccattaccgataaaacaccagctgcctgcttcttctctaaatagtttgtgcataatttggaggtgtgctttgggtcattgtcctgttgcaggatgaaattggctccaatcaagcgctgtccacagggtatggcatggtgttgcaaaatggagtgatagccttccttattcaaaatcccttttaccttgttcaaatctcccactttagcagcaccaaagcaaccccagaccatcacattacctccaccatgtttgacagatggtgtcgggcactcttccagcatgttttcagttgttctgcgtctcacaaatgttcgtctgtgtgatccaaacacctcaaactttgattcgtctgtccataacacttttttccaatcttcctctgtccaatgtctgttcttttgcccatattaatctttttcttttattagccagatatggctttttctttgccactctgccctgaaggccagcatcccggagtcgcctcttcactgtagacgttgacactggcgttttgcgggtactatataatgaagctgccagttgaggacctgtgaggcatcgatttctcaaactggagactctaatgtacttgtcttcttgctcagttgtgcagcggggccttccacttctccttctactctggttagagcctgtctgtgctctcctctgaagggagtagtacacaccattgtaggaaatcttcagtttcttggcaatgtctcgcatggaatagacttcatttctcagaacaagaatagactgtcgagtttcaattgaaagttgtctttttctggccattttgtgagtttaatcgaaccaacaattgtaatgctccagattctcaactagctcaaagggaggtcagttttatagcttctctaatcagcaaaactttttttgcacaagggttttcaagggttttctaaatatccaatagcctccttacagatttagcaaacacaatgtaccattagaacactggagtgatggttgttggaaatgggtctctatacatctatgtagatattgcattaaaaaccagatgtttacagctagaatagtcatttaccacattaataatgtatagagtgtatttttgatgcatttaatgttagctaaattgaaaaaaaaacagcttttctttcaaaaataagaacatttctaagtgaccccaaacttgtgaacggtagtgtatacacacatatatacatacatacagcctTTATATACCAGCACAGCAgggtacatatatatacacacacatgtatacatacagCCTTTATATACCGGCACAGcaaggtatatatatatatatatatacatacacagtcTTTATATACCAGCACAGCAGGGtacatatatacatgcacatatatacaacCATACAGTCTTTATATACCAGCACAGCagggcacacacgcacacacacagcctttatATACCATCACAGCTGGgtacatgcgcgcacacacacacacacacacacacacacacacacatatatacacatatttttttttgtcttactgctgcaaataggtatttgaacacctgccaatcagcaaaaaATTTGACCCTCAAATACCTGTTAGTCCACCTTTAAAAattccacctccactccacttattTTTCTAAATTAGAAgtacctgtttgaagtcgttagcTGCATAAAACACCTGTCTACCCCACACAATCAATAAGActccaactactaacatggctaagaccaaagagctgtccaaagacaccagagacaaaattgtagacctccacaaggctggaaagggctacagggcaattgccaagcagcttggtgaagaaaaaaaaatcaactgtTGGGGCAATTATTAGAAAATTGAAGTAGCTAAACATGACCGTCAATCTCCCTCGGACTGGGGGTCCATGCAAGATCTCGCCTTGTGGCGTAGCAATGatcctaagaaaggtgaggaatcaGGCCAGAACTACACAGGAGGAACTGatcaatgacctgaagagagtggtcagatgagaccaaaatagaCCTTCTTGGTCTTAATTTCACTcgccgtgtttggaggacaaagaatgatgaggaccatccctactgtgaagcatgggggtggaagcATCATACTTTGATAGTGCtttttttctgcacatgggacagAACGACTGCACTGAATTAAGGAGAGCATGACTGGGGctatgtattgtgagattttggggaacaacctccttccctcagaCCATTGAAGATAGGTCGTGGCTGAGTCTTTCAACATGGCAATGACTCAAAGCACACAGCCAGAAAACCCAGGAGTGGCTCTGTAAGAAgcatatcaaggttctggagtggcctagccagtctccaggcCTAAACCCAatagaaaatctttggagggaCCTCAAAGTCCATGTTTCTCAGCGACAGCCCAGAAactgatctggagaagatctgtgcggaggaatgggccaaaatccctgctgcagctactgtaccaaatattaacgTTGATTTCCACTGGGGttcaaatatttatttgcagcagtaacacacaaatcatacattgtgattgtCTCTCGCATCTAAGATggaaatttcagacccctccataatttctaagtgggaaaactgtgtgtgtgtgtgtgtgtgtgtgtgtgtgtgtgtgtgtgtgtgtgtgtgtgtgtgtgtgtgtaaaaatgtaatgtgccatattttgtcaattgtgatttgcacctcagtcaaaatttgtcctctgctttttacccatctgtgcagtttgaacacacacacacactagtgattactagggggctgtggatcacacatgcccagagtggtgggcagccctagcccggcgcctggggaacagttaggtgccttgctcaagggcacctcagtcatgacctcaggtctgggaatcaaacccacgaccctccggtcacaagaccagttccctaccaccaggccatgactgccccatgtgagagtgagagtgagagatagataagagggttttccatccaccaagtttttgcgcattttgaaaatgcgcatgaaaaaagctggatggaaaaagaccaaaattcgaaaaaaagccccaaatatcgcaaaaagatttttacgctaggaggaggtggaaaagttagactatcgcatcgccaaaattcgaaaaaactggatggaaaagggtttttcgcataaacgatgacgtatcatgcctcaagtcatgtggttctgtacatgatcgcgatgtaaagaggcaaatgcatgcaaaaacagttctggagagagcaaaaatttaatttaacttctccatgtatagaaaagaaaaagaaaaaaatgtttcaaaacctcaacgtgcaaaaatgcgtaactaccagatggatgtaaaaccactattgtttggcgtcctctcacgtgatctaaagtttattcgcataactgtaatgaatggaaacgaGGCTTAagtcgcatttttttctgccgaaacttggaaattgcgcattattttttcgaaaggtttggatggaaacacggcgacacacagacacacacagacacacacacccccagcacagcagggtacacacacacacacccagcacagcaGGGTACACACACCTCGGCAGGACACAGACCAGGGTCCTCAACTGTCCCACATGTACAGAAGAGCCATGAAATCTGGTTGCATTGTTCACATATGGAGGAATAAAATGCAGTTAGTAAAGTTTGCAATGGGCAATGAATCATGTGTGGGTGAAGAGAATGATGCGTTGGTCAAAGCCCTGAGGGTATGCATTTGCCTCTCTGAGCTTGTGGTGTTTGGTCTCTAGCTGCTGGAGGTCCCGGATGGCCGTCGAGCTCCTGTTCCCTCTCTGAACTCCAGAGGCAGCTCGCAGAGTGAGCCTTCCTCCACACACCTATCCTCATCCTCGCCTTCGTGTTCCTGTCCTCAGTGCCTGCCTGAGCTTGACACTGGTAAAGCCCTCAGCCTGAGACAGGCTTTATTCACACATCGGTGGAGTCTCACAATGCAGAGCAGACTGTTCAGTCATATAAATGGCCATTGTTAAATCTTACATGCATAAATATAGTCACAGACACATATATGTATTCAAGTATATAAAgaatctaaaatatatataaaaaaggtTTAAGAAGAACAGATTAGCTGGTACTACTGTAGCAGAGTAGACTTGTGTGCATGAACTGTTTGAGAGGCATGGCTCCTGCAGTCCCGCCCCTCTTGAGGATGGAGGGACGTGCGGGCTTGGGCATGCCGTGACGTTTGTGACATCAACCTGCACAGATCCACCGGGTGGCGCTGTCCCCTCCTGCTCCTCTCCCCTGTCATTGACCGTGGCCTGTTCTCCACGTCCCAACAAGAGCTACTGCTTCCAGAGGGAGCCACCGGAGGGCTGTGAGCGAGTCCCCGCGTGTGAGGAGAACACGTGAGTGCATGCACACGCACCGCACTGCACACGCACATGTATGTACACACCTTTTCCAAATGTCTAATGGTGAAATCAAAGGTCCATGAATAAACACTGGTGCAGACGTCTAGTCCAGCACACACCTAGGGCACAGCTGCAGATCTAGCTGAACACCTGCTTTATAGATGCTGTCTTTATTTTTTCTGTGACTGGTTTAATAGCTTACTGAAGCTCTGGGTGATGTTTCTGTGATTATCTCCAGTGTTGTGTGCAAGGATCAGGCGTCTCTCGCATCCTGTCCTGATCCCAACAAGGTCAACTTCACCCCCCATGGAGGCTCTGCCTTCTGTCCTGTCAGTCTGCTGAAGCCCCTCCTACCTTCGGTGGACTTCCTGTTTCGGAGTTTGTCTGTGTCTCCAGGGTCCTGCTGGGCAGGACAGGGTGGATCTCGCCAGACCCCAAGTCCTGGAGTGTTATGACCGCTGGGTGCTTGGGATCCCTGGAACCAGCAGTCCTTCGGATGTGGGACTGATAGTGACAATTCCACGTCTccgcacacactcgcatgcCTGGCAAATGCAGCACCagccttttttgttttgttagccTGGATTTGTGTGAGCGAGGTTCTTTTTTTCTTCTCGGTAGGCTGAAGCTGTGTTCTTCTAAAAGCTCTGCCTCTTGCTTTGTACAGCGATGACAGACTTTGTGTTGAGATGGACTATTCTCACAtatcgaggtgtgtgtgtgtgtgtgtgtgtgtgtgtgtgtgatttaaaaaaatatatatttattttatagcATCACTGACCAGATGTCTGTAAAACCCTAAGTATATCTAATGCTAACCATTCCAACCCTGAGCAGATTGCAGTAAAAACAATGAAGCAGAGATTAAAACCTGAAGGGGACGGGAAGGGTCCTCACACAGCAGGCACACTTTGGTTTCTGTTCTTATGACGTGAAACGACAAGGTGCCGGATGATTATTATTTTAGTTAGATTCGAGTTGGTTGCCTTTTCTGTAGTGGGAGGAGTCAACAATGAATGCCAGCTTTTCAGTTTGTAGAAGATTAGTGATGTGCAGAGCTGTCACTGTTGAATCTTCAATGTGGCTACAATATTAGAAATCATGTGACCTGATGAAGTATCATTGGGTAAGGGGGGACTCTTTCAGGTATTTATAAGTGCACATATTTAGAGAGGGGTGCTTTTTGTaggtttatatttttttacttctGTTAATGGGTTTGAATGAGGGCAGTGTGAGCAGGTGAACGCCCACCAATGTGTATTTCAAacataatttttatttgaaaaggTATATTACCAGGATTGAAGTGTGTGATTTGGAAGACTACTTTGTGACCATTGATGAGGTTCTGACATTTCTGATGTTTAAACAAGGAGAGAAAGGCCTATGTTAAGTGTTCTAGTTAAATGAACGTTTGCACAGTATACTTTTGAGTATGCCAATTGTAATGTTATATTCGCTCCTGTATTTGTACTTGAACATAGTTAATAGTGGCGTAAATATTGTTAGGCTGGTTGTCTGACTTGGCTGTTTGCCGCATAAGCTATATACTGAGTGAGGACGATTCCATGTTCACAACGCGTGACGGAATCTTGAGCTGAGGACAGCGCGTTACAGGGGAGTGTAGCGTCCTGCTGTTCAGTTTGGACGTTACAGTAttctttttattcatttttttgcGGAAATTGTCTCCGTTTGAGAccgttatgatatcatattctAACTTATTTATAGCACATTTGTTTTTAAAGGACGAAGTTGCTTGTTATTAGCCTaaaagtgtttttgtttgttttagtaaATGGTTAAATGACCTGAATGTGTCGTCTGTTCATTGTCCTCGTGTGTATTGTAACGCTTACAGTCATACACATCAACAGTCACATGAGTATGCGTCATTTACGAGTAGTAAAACCGCGTTTCCGGTATTTCGCCACATACTTCCCAGTGACGGGCCTCGTTTCCTCGGAGCTTCTACTCTACGGCCGGGAAAACCTCTGGAATAACCCGCGCACGCACGCGCTCCCGGCGTCGTGTCGGTTCAGTTCTGTCCCTTCTGTGATTGGACGAGCCTCTggcgggggcggggctgtaACGGGGCGCTAGCACTCGGAGGGAGCGCGGACTCTCCTCACAGCGCACCGGAACGTGCTCGCGCGCTCATCGCGGTACCGAATATTCAGGTCGACACATTTCGAATTTGAACCCACGGCCGGAGGAAGCAAACATGCTCAGCCAAGTGGCCAAACAACTCAGGAGTCATCCAGCCGTAAGTGGGCTCTTTTTAATATAAGAGTAATATCGCTTAAGTCGGAGAGAGTACAGTACGCTTGGCGCAAACGATTAACCGGGTTTATAGTCACGCCATGTCGTTTTATTACAAAATACCGTAAATACTTTCACATATCATTCATCCGCGCTTTGAACGGTGTTATTTCTTCGTGGATGTCTCAGGTTTTCTATCACCGTTAATAGATGCGGATGTGGTGAGGATGCATTACGCCACCTGTCTAATATTAAGCGCTTACCGGCATTTTGCCACATTACATCCTAACATCGTAAGCGCTCTACTGACTCCATAACGGCGACCATCATGTTTAAATGGGAACAAATATCCGTCTTAAGAAATGAGGCTATGGTTTCATTTTATTGCGGTAAAGGAAAGCGCCGGATGGCTGTCAGCCATGAACAGAGGTCATGCGCGCACGTTCCTATAGTCTACCGAGGTGACGCTCACAGCTGCGATGTCGGCCCGACCTTGGCTATTGTTGAATGACTTTGAGTGGCTCATAGTCTATGGAGGAGAAGGTTCGGTCCTTATTTCAATTTTCCTTTAATTAGTCACTTTATatgatattttaaaaaatggccCGTGATGGTTATTTGTTCAGAATTGAAGCGTTCTCTTTGATCAACACCGTAAAGCGCGTCCACCTGCGTGTGCGCGCAGCCTCCCTCCTGGACCGCCAGCGCGACAGGGCTTGGCTGGTAATTCCATGGAGGCACGTATGCGCTATAAACACCCTGGATACTCACAGCGCCTCACGGGAACTGTTGGTATGGCTACAGTGTGAAGGGCAGCACGCAATTTTTCAGTTCGTTTTCAAATTTTCAAAGTGTCTTTTGAGGCTGTCTCATACGGGAACCTAAATGACAAAACAGTGTTGCCACAGCAAAGGTTAGCCAGGGCGTAGTTGCAAGGCATCCATGACTAGCAGGCAACCATCACAAATGATGGATAAAAATCTAAAATCTCTCTGTAATTTAACAAGCTATGAAGTTTAAATGACACTAACAGTAACATGTAATTCAGCACAATGTGTATTTGAACTTAGATTTGAGCTTActgatttttgttttgttgcatttttgttctctttctgtctgtctgtagctcATCCCTCTGTTTGTATTCATTGGTGGTGGAGCGACCTTGTGCGTACTGGCTCTTGGCCGGGCGGCTCTCAAGAACCCAGATTGCTCGTGAGTACTCAGTGGGTCAGAGGTTAGTGCTACATTTATGCAATTTCTCACATTGCTGCATTAACTGGGTGATGTTCATTGCAGGTGGGACCACAAAAACAACCCAGAACCCTGGAACAAACTAGGACCCAATGACCAGTACAAGGTGGGGAGAACTGATATGACAGTCTTTTTCAGGAACACACACTGAGGAGCGCTGGACCGTGTTCAGCTCACCTCAGCACTTCTGTTCAGTATCTTATGTTCAGTATCTTATCAGCCCAAGATCCCAAACTCCAGCTTTATAGATTTAACTAGGCATGGCCTGAATATATAAAGTACATCAGATTAGGCACAGCTATAGAATCGGGAACGGAATGGACCATTCCAGGCCAGGGTGGGGTTTACAGCATAATTTGTTCCCCTGGTTTAACATTTGGTTCATTCTAATCAGATGGTAATCAGGTGGCTTCTCCAATGGCAGATGTACCATTGGAGTTAATGTTGTTAATGCTAATGAACGTTAATGATTAATGAGATGAGCTTATCTTCTTCCATTTCCCCCCTCTAGTTCTTCAACATCAACATGGACTACTCCAAACTAAAGAAGGACAGGCCAGACTTCTAAACAGGCCCTTACCTTCCACACACATTATAATCATTGGACTGAACATGTTGCATACCTCAAAAACAAAGCAGTGTTCATTATCTATAACTTTCCACATACACTCAGCCAGATAGAAAAGTCATGTATGTGCATAGGTGAAATTCTATTTAAAGTAATGTATGCACATAGGAGAATCTATTTAAAGTAATGTATGCACATGGGAGAATCTCTATTTAAAGTGTGTGGAACTTCACTATTGCACTGATGGTGTAATGTAATTTATCTGAAAATAAATTATctatattatattttaattttatcTTTGATTCTTTAAATGATTATCCTGATGTGTTCTTGTGACACATTTGTTTAACATCATTAGTGTGAAAAGAAATTTCACTTTTACATCACTGGTAATAACATAAACAAAGGTTTGCTAATGGTTGGCATACTTTAATTGAATTCATATGTACTTTAGTCATTAACAGAACCATCAAGAATAATTAGAAGTGGCATATGTGTTAGCTGCATGTTGGTGTGTTAGTTTACACCAACATTTCTATGTGTGCTGAGGTGTTTCCATGGAGACCAAACAAGGAAGTGCCTACCTGtgtatacaaacatacacagatGGAGTTTGTGCAGTTACAGCCTAAGGGCAGATGTCCGTGACTACACACTTGCAGTTGGCCTCAGTTGTGTTTTTCCGTTCATAGATCTCCAGGGGTTTGAGTAGAAGCACACGGTTCATAATGGGAAGATCTCACTCCATGAGAACCGCCAGCAGTTGTAAATCTGAACCATGTCATACAGTTTTCAGCAGGCTATGCTGGTGTATCCAATGAAAGGTGGTTACATTTATTACTGGTATTACTGGTGACTTTTTTACAGTGAGCAACATCTTCATAATGATTAGTAAGTCTTAAATTAGCTTAGTTGTCATTTGACTTCAACCTTGTCTAGAGTACCCATCCCAACAACTAGCTCTGTAAAATGGAATGGAATTGAATTGAATGGAATTGGAATGGAATTTAATGGAATTGAAATTTGAATTTGACATGAACAAACTGAGCAGCCCAGTAAGAACTTTGATAGGATATAGACGCATGAGAGGACGCTATTGTAAGGTTGGCGAGGTGAAGCAGGACGCTAAGCCGTGAGCAGCATTCACAGattaattttatttaaacacaaagcaacagaAATACGAACACTTAACATTTAGCCCTACAtacaaacaaagacgagcaacgAACACACAACTGACACGCTAAGCACACCCATGTTATAAGACACAAGTGCAACGCATAACACAAACAAGATTAAAaatgaataacacacacacacacgtgcatgtacGCGACCATATGTACAGACAATCTTAAATACGTAGACACGCCCGGTGAGAAGGGTCAAGGGCTATACTGTGACAGCTGTAACACTGGCTACACTGTTAATCTCTACATTCCATTGTGAAGTGGTAGCGGCCCCCTTCGTCCTCGAACACAAGTCATAAAGCAATTATTAGATATAGGAAGGTAGGAAAGCAAACAGTCTTCATTGGAGGGTTTCCATAGTTCTTATTTTTTTCTTAGATAAAGTATGCTAATTACATAAACATTAGTGTGGCATTGTAAAATGTAACTTTCTTCATTTTCATCACCTTCCAATACATTGATTTACAAACTATTCAAATATGCCACTCCAGCGCAGGAAGGGTAGCAGCTCCTCTATACCACGTTTCACCCTTTTGTGGCGTAAAAGTCACCACATAGTAGCACAGAAATCAAACTTAACAGTCAACTGGCTACAGTCTTCTTCGCTACCGTCGGAACCCGTGGAAAAGGGAAGGGGGTATTACCCTAGGGCAGCTAGCTCCTATCCAAGGAGCTACAAGGGAAAGTTACACTGACCTCCGTCTACAGCCCGGGTACATGGTCAGGAAAAGGGCACAGCAGGCTGCCTGTAGATGAGAAATCTCCTGCGAGGAATCCTGGCATGGGTTGATTTGTTAGTCAAAACTACCCGGCAGTGTGGAGCACACAGTAAAGTAGGGACAGACATTTTAGAATCAGGCCCATCATGACTGGCCAGACTAAAATGCAAAGGACTGTCCTATCTGCAGCTCTCACCAGGTACTGACTACTGAGAAAATTGGAATGATTTCAGGGCATTTGTGGGGGACGCTTCACTAACTGGCTCAGAGTTCATGCAAAACAAAATGTAGAAACTTTGAAAGGGGGACAGGTTCCTCGGTATATGGTCCTTAAGATATTGTTAAACATTGTTACTGCCCAATgggggatgggttccctttaaagtcttggtcctcccaaggtttcttcctaatcttcctagggagattttccttgccactgtcacccctgGCTTAGGGATCTGTACCCatgcgattgtaaagctgctttgtgacaatgtgtgttgtaaaaagcactatataaataaatttaatcTTGACTTATTTAGATTATATTTTGTTGGTGAAAACATGAAACATTGGAAGCTTGGAAACATTTTGTGTATTGTATCAGCAAAAAACAGGCCTAAGAAAATGGGTTTCTAATAAGTTTCCTGGTAACCTAGTTGCTAGTCCATCAGCTAGGCTACTTTTGACCACCAGAGGGAGCCACAGGGCCACTCCAGAACAAACGGGCGATCAGCCACACCTGTTTTAAGAGCAGCTCACAGGTTCTCCTGTGCTTTTCATCTCTTGTCCATTGAggttctcctccatctcctgcagCACTTCCTCAGACCCTCACATAGCTTCCTGCTCTTGGGACTCCTCTGCCATCTTCTATCGTTTGATCAGGGAAGccagtgttgttttgtttttgacaggttgtgttttttgtttgttgtgttgAGCTCTGTCCTCCTCACTCTGCAGTTCTGAGAGTGGGGCTTCTAAGTCTGCCTCACATCTTCTGGTTTTCTCATCAGAAGAATTCCCCTCATAGTTTCCCAAGACCAAGCAGGGTTGGCTCCTGGTTTAGACTTTGTTTACTTAATTTTAAGCTCTGTAGCTGGGTTCTGATATCAGTTGGTAGCTTGCCATGTTTGTGCTAGTGTCTTGTACTCAAGAGACATGAGTCTCTTTGACTCCACAGTGGAGTGGAAGCCTGTTACAGATACACCAGAACCAATAAGAGAACATCGTTCAAATTAAATAAATGGATGGCCCTTATAGTGTTTTATGCTTAATAAGAAAAAGTGACGAATCATTGCTCTTGTAGGTTGTGCAAGTGAGAGATGAACTGTGGGACAGTGCAGACatggcagacgggcagcggggtgTCTCATTCGCCTCCTTCAGTAGATCAGGAAGAGCCCTTCATGTAGTCCTACACAGACCACCAGCAGGTGTTCCACAGAATACCATGAAAGGAGGATGGTAATATCTGAAACATCTGCTTTCTTATAGCATTTCAAATTTCCTGGAATTCATAATAAACCCTCTAAAATGAGGAAAGTTCTAAATGTTCTCTTACCAAAAGTCTCATCTCAGAATGCTTTAACTGACCAGTGACAATAAGGTTTTGAGAGCTGTGTTTAAGCGTGCAGTGC
The genomic region above belongs to Brachyhypopomus gauderio isolate BG-103 chromosome 3, BGAUD_0.2, whole genome shotgun sequence and contains:
- the fam117ab gene encoding protein FAM117A isoform X3 — its product is MSSSRACACMSREASPGPGLQPVRATVPFQFHRTTQADLRTIGQAAEKVRVLPQVKIRRAMSSDSIVGPYLQGQWPRDCDKTAQRGHGQKDQYTQTSSWWLDEKQSGVSTSHRRSASWGNAEHLRDIAKLKQLQQKPKPGVYWGILEKPHHPLRACVQLLEVPDGRRAPVPSLNSRGSSQSEPSSTHLSSSSPSCSCPQCLPELDTDPPGGAVPSCSSPLSLTVACSPRPNKSYCFQREPPEGCERVPACEENTVVCKDQASLASCPDPNKVNFTPHGGSAFCPVSLLKPLLPSVDFLFRSLSVSPGSCWAGQGGSRQTPSPGVL
- the ndufa4b gene encoding cytochrome c oxidase subunit NDUFA4; this translates as MLSQVAKQLRSHPALIPLFVFIGGGATLCVLALGRAALKNPDCSWDHKNNPEPWNKLGPNDQYKFFNINMDYSKLKKDRPDF